Part of the Oscillospiraceae bacterium genome, CTTGATAGACGGTAACCGTAATAAGGGGATTACTACTCCTAATCAGATGGTGGTAAAAGGAGATTCCAAATCTTATTCTATTGCTTGTGCATCCATTCTGGCAAAAGTGACCCGAGACCGCCTGATGGAAGAATATGATAAGCAGTATCCCGAATATGGTTTCTTAAAACATAAAGGCTATGGAACCAAAGCTCATTACGAAGCCATTGAACAACACGGGATTACTCCCATTCACAGAAAAACATTTTTAAAGAAAATTCTGGAGAAATGATATGGAAAAATATCGCCAGAGTATTGGAAAACAAGGCGAAACCAAGGCAAAAAACTATTTGAAACGGCGAGGGTATCAGATTTTAGAATCCAATTACCGCACCAAAGCCGGAGAAATTGATTTGATTGCTAAAGAGAAGGACTGTCTTGTTTTTGTGGAAGTGAAAACCAGAACCAGTGAAGAATACGGAACCCCTGCTGAGGCGGTTTCTTTTTATAAGCAGCAACATATGATGAAAAGTGCGCGGTATTATCTGGCGCGTCACGGTGGAGAATGTGAATGCAGATTTGATGTGGTTGAGGTTCGCCTGCCATCAAAAGGATGGTTGAAAATCGCGAAAATCAATCATTTGAAAAATGTGCTGCAATGAGGGAATCATGGAACAGTTTACTAAGGATTTAAAAGAATTTTTAATTAGAAATGGAGCATCGGATGTTGGATTTGCCAAAGTGTCTTACGATTCTTTGGAATATGCAGTTTCTATCGTAGTAAAACTTTCTGATTTTGTGATTTCTCAGATTGACACAGCACCCACTTATACGTACTTTAATCACTATAAAACTGCCAACGCTTTGATTGACCGTTTAGGTCTGTTGTGCGGACAGAAAATTGAAGAGCAGGGAGGATTATACTTTCCCATTCCTGCTTCCCAGACTGTAAACGGTCATAATACCTATGCAGGTGAATATTCTCACAAAAAGGCAGCCGTTTATG contains:
- a CDS encoding YraN family protein; this translates as MEKYRQSIGKQGETKAKNYLKRRGYQILESNYRTKAGEIDLIAKEKDCLVFVEVKTRTSEEYGTPAEAVSFYKQQHMMKSARYYLARHGGECECRFDVVEVRLPSKGWLKIAKINHLKNVLQ
- a CDS encoding epoxyqueuosine reductase, which produces MCCNEGIMEQFTKDLKEFLIRNGASDVGFAKVSYDSLEYAVSIVVKLSDFVISQIDTAPTYTYFNHYKTANALIDRLGLLCGQKIEEQGGLYFPIPASQTVNGHNTYAGEYSHKKAAVYAGLGTIGKNALFLHKQYGPAIRLGTVFTNLPLATGEPLSEDLCDGCNLCVKNCPAQALYGKKFSWDDPDLSLLDRKACSDYMKKQFMHIGRGSVCGICMKQCMEHFKTLHN